A region of the Pygocentrus nattereri isolate fPygNat1 chromosome 27, fPygNat1.pri, whole genome shotgun sequence genome:
AAAATgaccaaacaaaagaaaatccCAGTAGTCATCACCCTGTGTCTGTGTTCCCTGTCAGACTTGATGATAGCTGTTTTTGAAAGACGGTCTTATTTTGTGACTCATATGTGACTGTGTGCCTACAGAAAAGTGCActtgtgagacagagagagaaagacagacagagagagagagagagagagagagagagagagagaataagaaagggagagagagagagaaaacgaaaCAGAGGGTAAAAGAGTTGCTTTCTACCTGCAGAATGCTCCGATCCCATCTACCACGTAACACTGCCCCCCGTTAAAGCAGTAACTGATGTAGATGTCACAAGGGGATTGGCATGTACCATTTCTACGTAGGAATCCTAAAAGACAACCAGAACTGTCCTCCCCATCCATAGCACCTGCAGGTCCTGTCAGATCATAACCACCAGATGCACCATCATCGATAGCAAGGGGCCGTGAGTTAGAGGGTGCTGCCTTGGTAACCATCCGCACATTTTCATCCTCCATGTCTACAGGTGTGGGCTGGTCTTCATCTGGGTAGCCCTCAGTGGTGGAGTAATCAGGGGACAGATAATCGTAGAAATCTGAAAGCGTCCATGAAGTGGGATCCCCGCCCTGAAGCTCCTGCAGCTGAGGTGGAGGGGGGGTGTCGATTTGATGACGCTCCACAGGTTCATAGAAACCCACTCTAATGGCATGGCTGCTGTCTGGCTGACTGGCAGAGTCTGGCTTGTCAGAAGGAGGAGGGGTGCTTGGATGGTGTCGGTCGAGATCAAGCGTACTTCCATCAGGTTTTAGTATCTCACTCTGCCAGCGGGGAGCGCTGTCATCAATGTCTTCATCTTTAAAGTCTAGCTGGGCTATGCCATGAGGTCGAGCGCTAGACAGAGTGGGCAGACCTGCCCCCATGCCACCTATAGCAACACCAATCAGGTGCTCACGTTCAGCTGAGTCAGCATTAATAGCAATGGTGGCACCGGTGAATGGACTGTTTTCACCCGGTCCGCCGCTGCCAAGCTCCTCACCTGTGTGTGGTTTATGGGTACGGACTTGAGCCAGAGAAACGGATGTGGCTTCACCAGACAATGCCGACTTAAGTTGGAACCCATTAGAAGCAGAGTTTGAGGAGTTGGACTGAGTGGTATTGAACACCAGTGAATCACCTgcgaaacacaaacacataagaCAAGTTAAACAGAGGTGTagacaaaataatgtaaaaactacatGAAATTTTCATATTCATTGGCTATTTCATCCAGTATGCCTACCAAGTGCACTTTGGAGACTTTGTAGTCGTACAGTTACTGAccgtagcccatctgttgctgcacaattggATTGATACATTTATAACAGCGTAGCACTCACAGATATGCCATTGTCAAGTCAGTGCCCTTGCtttgttgagaatgatccaccacccaactaATATCTGCTCAGTGGTGATACGATGGTGGCATTTCTGAGATGGAGGCATTTCTGAGAGTATTTCTGAGAAAATGGTCAATGAGTCATGTGTTgttaatctttttgaaaatactgcaaataacgattaaaaaattaaatattaaatattattaaatagtATTAAAAAGAAATTTACACATGTTTTTTAGGGCTGCCATGGTTACTTGATTAAAAACTCCTTGACGAAATTACCATGCTGATGAATCAGCAATGGCAGGTGACGGTTGGCGGTTTTGCTGATGACAATAAATCTTTTGGTTTCACTTAGAGTAAAAAAGGCTTTCTTTAATTCTTTCCTTTGGTtaagtgtatttttattgtttcagtTTCTTAAAACTTGACTCATTTATTATATtactcattattttttattacttattattagtTTATCATCAAAATAATTATTAGATTACATGCTTACTAATTAATTTAGATTAAttaattagattaagagacccttattagtcccacaacggggaaatttcacctctgcgtttaacccatccgtgaagtgaaacaccacatacactctagtgagcacacttgcccggagcggtgggcagcccaatccgcagcacccggggagcagttgggggttaggtgtcttgctcaaggacacctcagtcatgtgctgtcagctctgaggattgaaccagtgaccttccggtcacgaggctggttccctaacctccagcccacgactgccccacaataGAATTACTAGTGACAGCGCTTGACAGCCCATTACCTATGATGCTTTTAACCATATACAGTATGATATTTAAGTCAATACATGAAAGGTACTGTGAATAAATGTGGCTGCATGCATAATTCATTTCAGCTTGATGGGTGCTGActctttagacttttataccAGTTACAAGACACACCGTGCTGTCAGTCTGTCAGCTGTGTTCTTGTATGTTGGTCTatctctttcccttttctcaCCCATCTTCGTTTCCTGCTGGCTCAGCCAAACAGATCTAGATTCATTTCCAATTTAAATGTAATCTGGCTATCTGTAGTATGTATGCTGCACACAATGTGTGTAGCCGAGTGTGAGTTGAGTAGCAAGAACAATGGGATTGGGTTTGAGATAAATGCAGGCGGTATGAGAGCTCTCTCCTTTGGCCATCACTGATCTCATTAATATACTGCACATTCAGCAACTCTGCAGCCcaggaaagagaaaagacaaagagaacaaaaactccacacacacacacaaacacacacacacacacacacacacacacacacacacacacacacacacacacacacacacacacacacacacacacacacatacaaatacacacggACACACAGATTGTGTCCCATTCTATTTCTTTACGTcgctctctttgtgtctctctttcagctacataaaaaacacacacacacacaaacacacacacaaatctgcTTAATTATGGCCTGCTGTGCACGAGGCCCCCGATTTCTTTCCAAAGCGGCTTGTGGCGGCGGGATTAGGAGCTCTGATTTACTAATGTACTCTCCTGAGCCTGCGCCAGGATTTAGATTAGGATTAAGGACTATAGGCTGAGACTTGCAGTGGTCAATCTGGAAGAGAGCAGGGTTGAGGAAAcgctctcaaacacacacacacacacacacacacacacacacacacacacacacacacatcagggAATCCCTCTGTAAAAACACGATGACCTAATTGATTTTTTCCCTTGTGCCCAGTGGACCATTTTGGAACTGATGGGCAGCTTCATGTCAATGTCCTCTCTCGTTGTCCTACTTACagataaacacatgcacacatgaacTCTTTGCTCTTGGCCTATGTCTCACATCCACATGCATGCTATGCTAGCTCACTTTAATCAGAGTCCACATATACATCAACTGTTTGTCTAAAGGTTCAACAGACAGTACAGACCATTGGAATGAAGTAAAGACCTGAGAAATGTTTGCTTGTATTTATTGGTCAGAATCTTCAAATATTCGAAAATTGTAAATTAGGACTGTTTCTATGCAAATTAGCTTCTCTCTTAATTCAATTTCCTCATACTGAAGAACCAAGAGATGTTTGAACTCTATTCTCCAGAAGGCATTGCAGAAGTTATGATGTGACTAGGCTTGTAATAATAGCTGAGGTAAAATCAGACGTTCAGCTCTTGTCTGCTTATTTCAAAGGCTTTAGATTGGCTGCCTTTCTCAGAGTAAATTTCAAGCTGTGTCACCTACTATGGATTTATGGTCTGGGTGTAATATAGTATAGTAACAGTAAGATTCCTAGTAGTGTTACCACCCCTGGTGGCATTGACCTGATGCATGTGGTACGTGagctgtattattttatatgtttattgattacttattcattaatttaattattttggtGCACACCAGTCaaatttgaatgaaacagcCATGCCAATTAATTAAGCCTggataaaatactttttaaaattattataaaataatcacAGTACGAGATTATTTAAAGGCTTTAACCTGGTGCAGGTCTTATTTTCATATTCCAGGCCTCTGCACTATAAATACTGTGAAAGCCAGTATCATTATAATGATTAACAACTCCTGTATTGTGTAGTCCTAGTATAAACCATACAAAGCTTATGGAATGAGGTTCATAAACAGCATGTATGCATATACTAATacacagatggatggatggatggatagtttttACAACCCCTTAATagactctgctctaactctctttcctgtgtgagtgtgattggcAGTGTGAAACGCAGTTGCTGCGGGGCGTTCGTGGTCTAATTCAGCTTCATTGTGAAATGAATGTGAGAGACCCCCGGCTCACCACAAAAACccaaacacacatgcacgtacacacacactggtTGCCAAGGCGCAATGTAAAGTGGCTGCCTTCTGAAAAGCCATGTGGAACAGAGCCTCCTCTGTCCTCTCCCCTCATttcatttcctctctttcactcgTGTGCTTCATCGTTCCCACCGTCTCGTTTTAGAATGCACTTGCCAATGGGGATTAgcatatgaaatgttttttttttctattcatcTAACTTTGCACTCTCAAGAGAAATTccttttttatattgtatttccACATTCGGTGTAATACTTTATGAATTACTAAGAACTGAATTTCATTTGTACTCACCTACTTGATTTAAAGATCAAACATCAGTAGAGTCATTTTGCATACAGGCTTTGGCAACTGATTCTGACCCCCCCTACTGAAAATCTGACACATTTAGCCAAATATCCTTCTGCTTAGCCCATGTCTGCTTCAGCTTATTAGCTTTATAATTTCAAGAGGAAACAGTCAGATGTAAGCCACAATGGAAAGCTGAAACAGAAAATTGGAGAGACCCCTATCTCATACCCCAGTGCATGCTTTAAGTGATGGGCTGTGAGAGAGGTGTGGGCTctctttgtttactttgtttttgcAGTGAAAGGGTGTGAGAAAGTGGGAGCGGGAGAAAGCATTACAGTCACTTAAACACTTGCCCTCAGGGAGTGAAGAAGGCAGAAGAGTGAGaaagtgtgtatctgtgtttctACATCCTTAACGATCAGGGCCAAAGCATCTGAGAGGGATTTCTGTTCCCTGATTAGTAAGCATGTCAAGACGCTGAGCAAGAGGAAAGCAAAGAAAGCGAGGAAGCGGTTGAGAagtggagtggagagagagagagagagagggagacaggaagagaggggagagagagagagagggagagagagagagagagagagagagagagagagagagagagagagagagaaagacagagagagaaagacatagaAAGAAAAATGCCATCTAAGCCTTTTTCACATGACCTCACCAGAAGagagtgtaaatgtgtgtatttgtgaggGTGTAAAAGAATAGCTGGTCCTCTTCCTTCCCTATTCCccaatttcttttcatttatatcTCTATAAATGTTCTCTTCCTCACCTAAGGAGTAATAATAAGCTGTCATGCTTAAGTACGTCACCATGCCACAGTCTATCACATCATCTCCATCCTGATATTCTCTTCATTTTACTTTATCCACCTCTATCATGACCAGAACCAGTATCAGTCTGCTTTCTCCAAATGTGGTTTCCTACAGTGAGAAACAATCGAATCCCCAGAGCCCaagacacaaaaaaacagaagaaggaGTTTTCATGTAAGCTGATTTTCAACTCAATCTCGAAAACTATTGTTCTAAAATAAAGCACAtcacagtttatatatatatatatatatatatatatatatatatgcacacacacacacacacacacacatacaacctGATCCTCTACGGACCTGTAAGGAAGTGTCTGTCCTGGAGCTTCATGTTTGCATTGCATCAAACTCAGACACCCTCATCACCAAGTCACTCTCTAACTCATTCCTTCTAAACAAACTGAGTTAGTTTAAAATCCTCCACCTCACTCCTAGAAAGCTAGCTTTGGTCATTTCAATGCTAACTAAATAAGTGCAGCTCTGCATGTAATTAAAcaagtgcttttctgtttagTCCATGTCTGATGCTACAGCGGTCTGCTGTAGCGTCTGCTTTAACCTGTAAATGCCAGGCTAAACCTACATACTTTGAATCTAACAGCCACTTCTCCTGTGATACTAAGCCCGGCTGAAGACTGTCCACACCCTGTAGTCATTTCATAACTTATAAATAGTATATTGAGAATGGTAGGCAGGGGAGCTGGCACAGCCACACTTGGCATCAGTGATGGCGTGCAGATTCTCAGTGGTGCCAGGATGAAGCCGGACAGACACACAGTGATGTGAATCCTGCTGGGTAAACAGTGCCAACTTCTCAAATGCCTCTATCTAGAACCTCCTCTGTGCTCTTGCCAGTATGCATAAGtacatactgtattatactgtatattgaAACTTGTAAAAGACATATTTTGACACTGACATATTTTACCTTGTCACACCTTTACAGTACTTCTGTCAGTAAAGAGGCCTGACATAaagctgtggatgttttcattgtttaacATCTGACTGAAATGCACTTGAGTTtacagccactggcgtatttaaCACTTTCAGAAGAACCAGAAAgacgtttttttttgtttttttcacaaaattggTTCTACGAaatggaaatcaaaacatgtttggttgaTTACACTGTCAGTACCTAATTATGTTAGGCGTCAATGTGACACAACAGGCCTGCATTTCAGCTCCTAATGCCTAAACCAATGAGAAAGCTCGCTTGGCTCTACCTCAATACCACAGAAAAAAATTGGACAATGTTTTCGGATGTTTCAAGAATTTATTTCCAAAACTTAACCATGAAATAAGAGTATTTAGagtttaaatgcaaaaatagTAGATATGTACAACAAATGTACTATACAATGAAGTATACTATGAACATATTGAGTACTTTACTGTAAGTATATACTGACTTTAGTCAGTATACTTTAgaagtatatttatatttgtgctGGAGTTTGGGATTTGTGTGGTACAACTGAAGATACATGCATGTGTAACAGCTACATAAATCTGGTTGGATGCTTGTTGCAACCCAGTAAAAAGTTATTAGAGCAGATAATTCCAAATTAAACAAGATCAGAAAAATCCAGAATGTTCAGTGTTGCTGCATATCAGGGCTGCCTTATTATACATCAGTCTAAAATGGATTTGGTAAGTCCGCTGTGTGCTACTTCAAACAGGAATAATCAGTATGAGGCAGTGGAGATGGGGGAAGGTATAATTCCCACAGAGCGGCTCTGCCTATGGTTCTAAAGTAACAAACTGCTGTGATAGTATGTGTACAGTTATAGAACCATAACTAGAACTTATtcattttcatgataaatgtaGTGGAACATGAGAAagtctctctctgccctctcttTTCTGGTATACATTTTATTAGGGCTGTTTAGACAGTGATTCTGCCTAAACTTGACTAGGttcaaataaaaatctaaattgtACCTTTCTGAAGAATTGGCAGTGATCAGATGGCAGACTGACTGATCACAgagcatattttaaattctttttctCTTACAGTAAGAGAAAAGTCTGGTGGAGTCTGGTCGACACGCCTCTTTATATGAAAGGCCATAGATggctttttatttctctctttttatttctctaaccTGATATTTTACTGTTTCACCATAAACTCTTGTTTACTCAAGCCACTGTCAAAAATGTTCTGTAGATTTATTGATCACTAAAATAATCAAGAAAATTCCATTCAGGGGCAGTTCAGCTAGGAGCAGGACCGCTTCGGCCTGCATTACAGGAGCCTAAAAAGGTGCCCAGAATTCCTCAGGGGGTGCACATTTCCATTCCAAGGCGTGTGAGCAGACGGTGTGCAGAGCTATAGTGAATGACCAACAGGTTGCGCCGCTCTAGTGTGAGTGTCCTGTAGGTATTGTCAGCCCACATTGGGCGCTCCAGACGGCCAGGCTAGGCAGGACGCTAACACTAGTGCTGTGATGCTAATGCTCACTGACAGCCTCCACTGTCAGGAGACCACAGTGACAGATGGCTTCCCGTGCTGTGCCCAGGAACGATTGGAGCAACTCAAGAGAGAAAGTTCCCACAGGAAATGGCCTGAGATCAGTTTTGCTTAACCTGAGTTAAGGACAAGTTAATAAGAACAACTTGCCTCAGAACAGTGCTGTGTCCCTGAACACTGGATCTTTTGACAATCTGTGACGCCCCTCCACATcttttctcccactctctttcactttcttcacCTCTCCTGCCCCCCAAGCACGAGGACGGGACCACATCGCCATGGAAATAGTGGAGGCTGAGTATTGGcaggaacacagaacacagacacaCCCGCTGCATGTCTGTACTGACAGTCAGGGTGTTATATGATTACATGTTAGTTGTACTTGAGTAGGGCATCGTCAGCGGCTTGACAGCTCATGAATCCTAACAATACAGTATAAT
Encoded here:
- the cspg5b gene encoding chondroitin sulfate proteoglycan 5b isoform X2; this encodes MTLGWETALLSGLLLLRLTALSAGGDSLVFNTTQSNSSNSASNGFQLKSALSGEATSVSLAQVRTHKPHTGEELGSGGPGENSPFTGATIAINADSAEREHLIGVAIGGMGAGLPTLSSARPHGIAQLDFKDEDIDDSAPRWQSEILKPDGSTLDLDRHHPSTPPPSDKPDSASQPDSSHAIRVGFYEPVERHQIDTPPPPQLQELQGGDPTSWTLSDFYDYLSPDYSTTEGYPDEDQPTPVDMEDENVRMVTKAAPSNSRPLAIDDGASGGYDLTGPAGAMDGEDSSGCLLGFLRRNGTCQSPCDIYISYCFNGGQCYVVDGIGAFCRCNMQDYIWNKGTRCESVITEFQVMCIVVGGASLVLLLLFMVIVFFSKRLHLLKIENRRLRKRSKYRPQSEQHNDNFSLSTIAEGSQANKTMSKYIWEYKPNEEPGGEDDTAKLEEPVKSPTKEDESLNIQNSLTPKHENNKASGEENAEEGGVTIDLELLLPKEAKTHPETSPPLHYNVFLYKLPKSPKKSPVLRRPPGRSGQARSLSQLCPRRDSEPGYNPVSTRSLPPMPSRTPNPHVGQACTP
- the cspg5b gene encoding chondroitin sulfate proteoglycan 5b isoform X1, giving the protein MTLGWETALLSGLLLLRLTALSAGGDSLVFNTTQSNSSNSASNGFQLKSALSGEATSVSLAQVRTHKPHTGEELGSGGPGENSPFTGATIAINADSAEREHLIGVAIGGMGAGLPTLSSARPHGIAQLDFKDEDIDDSAPRWQSEILKPDGSTLDLDRHHPSTPPPSDKPDSASQPDSSHAIRVGFYEPVERHQIDTPPPPQLQELQGGDPTSWTLSDFYDYLSPDYSTTEGYPDEDQPTPVDMEDENVRMVTKAAPSNSRPLAIDDGASGGYDLTGPAGAMDGEDSSGCLLGFLRRNGTCQSPCDIYISYCFNGGQCYVVDGIGAFCRCNMQDYIWNKGTRCESVITEFQVMCIVVGGASLVLLLLFMVIVFFSKRLHLLKIENRRLRKRSKYRPQSEQHNDNFSLSTIAEGSQANVRKLCDSPNPPHVRALAYYDNIICQDDTAKLEEPVKSPTKEDESLNIQNSLTPKHENNKASGEENAEEGGVTIDLELLLPKEAKTHPETSPPLHYNVFLYKLPKSPKKSPVLRRPPGRSGQARSLSQLCPRRDSEPGYNPVSTRSLPPMPSRTPNPHVGQACTP
- the cspg5b gene encoding chondroitin sulfate proteoglycan 5b isoform X3 — its product is MTLGWETALLSGLLLLRLTALSAGGDSLVFNTTQSNSSNSASNGFQLKSALSGEATSVSLAQVRTHKPHTGEELGSGGPGENSPFTGATIAINADSAEREHLIGVAIGGMGAGLPTLSSARPHGIAQLDFKDEDIDDSAPRWQSEILKPDGSTLDLDRHHPSTPPPSDKPDSASQPDSSHAIRVGFYEPVERHQIDTPPPPQLQELQGGDPTSWTLSDFYDYLSPDYSTTEGYPDEDQPTPVDMEDENVRMVTKAAPSNSRPLAIDDGASGGYDLTGPAGAMDGEDSSGCLLGFLRRNGTCQSPCDIYISYCFNGGQCYVVDGIGAFCRCNMQDYIWNKGTRCESVITEFQVMCIVVGGASLVLLLLFMVIVFFSKRLHLLKIENRRLRKRSKYRPQSEQHNDNFSLSTIAEGSQANDDTAKLEEPVKSPTKEDESLNIQNSLTPKHENNKASGEENAEEGGVTIDLELLLPKEAKTHPETSPPLHYNVFLYKLPKSPKKSPVLRRPPGRSGQARSLSQLCPRRDSEPGYNPVSTRSLPPMPSRTPNPHVGQACTP